In one window of Candidatus Sulfuricurvum sp. RIFRC-1 DNA:
- a CDS encoding sensor domain-containing diguanylate cyclase, whose amino-acid sequence MLKWKVYLPVIRSTLERFTQEVQTSECFAKQDSSYAQTINEQKEKLLSVFNLFDTQDESEAIEDYLEFCIHNDLPYLFVHSELSNVARAILSLLASEEKCSFINDTNAHFTDLESRIAEAYYRHFLRKLATKHHVRLSHLSHLIEKHLMIHYQHHLEWMLVLIAELQGTAREGSQCELDHTKCSFGQWLHNPSIPYLSTTSHFADIQRLHINLHELASNIFAQNRSKIIEHKNMIQLLQYLDYTSLEIGNEIAIINDMLIIGEYSKDPLTGLLGRRLFEKIVMGQVEIAKATESDCSMIMCDLDHFKEINDRFGHLAGDEVIKNFAANLQKNLRKSDFIFRFGGEEFLILLPSTNYNEAHILAEKICLATAEQELTYENSDISYTVSIGVCKIDTNDLSFVTKDTIQKYIHTVDAQLYLAKQNGRNRVE is encoded by the coding sequence ATGCTGAAATGGAAAGTCTATTTACCGGTTATTCGCTCAACATTAGAGCGTTTTACCCAAGAAGTACAAACCAGTGAATGCTTTGCAAAGCAAGATTCCTCTTATGCGCAAACCATCAATGAACAAAAAGAGAAACTTCTGAGTGTATTTAATCTCTTTGATACTCAAGATGAAAGCGAAGCGATTGAAGATTACCTAGAATTTTGTATTCACAATGACCTTCCCTACCTTTTTGTTCACAGTGAGCTCTCCAATGTCGCCAGAGCAATATTAAGCCTTTTGGCCTCGGAAGAGAAATGTTCCTTTATTAACGATACCAATGCCCATTTTACCGATCTGGAATCTCGTATTGCAGAAGCGTACTACCGCCATTTTTTACGTAAACTAGCAACGAAACATCACGTACGTCTTTCTCATCTCTCACACTTGATTGAAAAGCATCTGATGATCCATTATCAGCACCATTTGGAATGGATGCTGGTACTTATCGCAGAATTACAAGGGACTGCACGAGAAGGGAGTCAGTGCGAGCTTGATCATACCAAGTGTTCTTTTGGTCAATGGCTCCATAACCCCTCTATCCCCTATCTCTCCACAACAAGCCACTTCGCCGATATCCAACGGCTTCACATCAACCTGCATGAGTTAGCATCCAATATTTTTGCTCAAAATAGATCCAAAATCATCGAGCATAAAAATATGATTCAACTCTTACAGTACCTTGACTACACCTCACTTGAAATCGGCAATGAAATTGCGATTATCAATGATATGCTCATTATCGGTGAATACAGCAAAGACCCTTTAACCGGTCTTCTCGGACGACGACTCTTTGAAAAAATCGTTATGGGGCAAGTCGAAATAGCCAAAGCAACTGAAAGCGATTGCTCGATGATTATGTGTGATTTGGACCATTTCAAAGAGATAAACGACCGTTTCGGGCATCTCGCGGGGGATGAAGTAATCAAAAATTTTGCCGCAAATTTACAAAAAAATCTCCGTAAATCGGACTTTATTTTTAGATTCGGCGGCGAAGAGTTTTTAATCCTCCTCCCATCAACGAATTACAATGAAGCCCATATTCTCGCCGAAAAAATCTGTCTCGCGACTGCTGAGCAAGAGCTTACGTATGAAAATTCCGATATTTCGTATACTGTAAGTATCGGCGTATGTAAAATCGATACCAATGATCTATCGTTTGTTACCAAAGATACCATTCAAAAATATATCCATACCGTCGATGCACAGCTCTATCTTGCCAAACAAAATGGCCGTAATCGGGTAGAGTAA
- a CDS encoding GatB/YqeY domain-containing protein has product MSLKEQISNDIKTAMKEKNAPLRDALRLLSSAMKQIEVDERKELSDDDIIKIIQKQVKQRNDAMSQYRDAGREDLYEKEASEAAIFETYLPKQLSDEELENAIRTIIAETGAASMKDIGRVMGAASKTLGAQADGKRINECAKALLS; this is encoded by the coding sequence ATGAGTTTAAAAGAACAAATCAGTAATGACATTAAAACCGCTATGAAAGAAAAAAATGCCCCTTTGCGTGATGCTTTGCGTCTTCTCAGTAGTGCAATGAAGCAAATCGAAGTTGATGAGCGTAAAGAACTCAGTGATGACGATATTATCAAAATCATCCAAAAGCAGGTTAAACAGCGCAACGATGCCATGAGCCAATACCGTGATGCCGGACGTGAAGATTTATACGAAAAAGAGGCTTCAGAAGCGGCTATTTTCGAAACCTATCTGCCGAAACAACTGAGTGATGAAGAGCTTGAGAATGCAATCCGCACGATTATTGCAGAAACAGGTGCAGCCTCCATGAAAGATATCGGCCGTGTTATGGGTGCCGCTTCTAAAACTTTGGGAGCTCAAGCCGACGGAAAACGGATCAACGAGTGTGCGAAAGCACTTTTGAGCTAA
- the flgH gene encoding flagellar basal body L-ring protein FlgH yields MRIPLYLSILSASLLLSGCTAHLTEPEIAFTPPKYVEEMPSREEENSFVARGSLFGQGDSPLFSDHKAMHVNDIVTVVISETATSSNKASKALTEADTLGLNGGLFSSTGQNSAVNSAVNKLNGVANIGFSAGSSSDYSGSGSSTKNATFTTTVSARIVKVMANGNYFITGRREIMVDEQKQVMQLSGVIRPYDIDQNNQINSSKISDAKILYANEGDIDRSVNQGWASKIVGAVWPF; encoded by the coding sequence ATGCGCATACCTCTTTATTTATCGATTCTTTCCGCATCGTTGTTGTTAAGCGGGTGTACAGCGCATCTTACAGAGCCTGAAATTGCATTTACTCCCCCTAAATATGTTGAAGAGATGCCATCACGTGAAGAAGAGAACAGCTTTGTTGCGCGGGGAAGTTTATTCGGTCAGGGTGATAGCCCATTGTTTTCGGATCACAAAGCAATGCACGTGAATGATATCGTGACGGTTGTGATTTCAGAAACGGCAACCAGCTCAAATAAGGCGAGTAAAGCGCTCACAGAAGCCGATACATTGGGGCTAAACGGAGGATTGTTCAGTTCAACGGGGCAAAATTCTGCGGTAAATTCCGCCGTGAATAAACTCAACGGTGTTGCGAATATCGGATTTAGTGCCGGATCAAGCTCGGATTACTCAGGATCGGGATCATCGACTAAAAACGCTACCTTTACGACGACTGTATCGGCACGGATTGTGAAAGTGATGGCAAACGGGAACTATTTCATCACCGGACGACGTGAGATTATGGTGGATGAACAAAAACAGGTTATGCAGCTCAGTGGGGTAATTCGTCCGTATGATATCGATCAAAACAATCAAATCAATTCATCAAAAATCTCGGACGCAAAAATCCTTTATGCGAATGAGGGAGATATTGACCGTTCTGTGAATCAAGGATGGGCAAGCAAAATAGTCGGAGCCGTCTGGCCGTTTTAA
- a CDS encoding peptidoglycan DD-metalloendopeptidase family protein: MKFSLSLLLVSLLALSLQGAKIDEKIQNTSKKLTETKQTYSTLTAKLEATASKILQQKQVIGTQQQQISTLVEELKSKETVYQSNKSTLKGLETQQGLLIKTQNDIEQRLVFAIARNTSISLLINDDRAKEADAIITEEALKLHLKQINEEIKQLNTLFVENNARIAGLSTQTTVLKKSIAIIDQEKNKVLETKKENEKAIALLEKEKSLYKKSLDKILNQQRSLQNTLANLNIIKRESLKPKKAPPPLVAAKPGAKPVPENVKQAIADYRPSSVAGYAGEHTIAPLDGYVVTKRFGPYTDPIYGIKIFNDSVSLRPTEADAKVRSVLNGKVILAKPTAMLENVIIIEHDNGLHTIYAHLDKIAPTVEVGKRLKQGSIIGRVGRELMFQVTQRNAHIDPLQMIR, translated from the coding sequence ATGAAATTTTCCCTTTCGCTGTTATTGGTCTCTTTGTTAGCCCTCTCACTGCAGGGCGCTAAAATCGATGAAAAGATTCAAAACACCTCAAAAAAATTAACTGAAACCAAACAGACCTATTCAACTCTTACAGCGAAGCTCGAAGCAACCGCCTCAAAAATCCTGCAGCAAAAGCAGGTTATCGGTACACAGCAACAACAAATCAGTACCCTCGTCGAAGAACTTAAATCAAAAGAGACCGTGTATCAATCCAATAAATCAACCCTTAAAGGATTGGAGACACAACAAGGGCTTTTGATTAAAACCCAAAACGATATTGAGCAGCGTCTTGTTTTTGCCATCGCCCGCAATACCTCTATCTCATTGCTCATCAATGATGACCGAGCGAAAGAGGCCGATGCCATCATCACCGAAGAAGCCCTGAAACTCCATCTGAAACAGATCAACGAAGAGATTAAACAGCTCAATACCCTCTTTGTCGAAAACAATGCACGAATCGCCGGACTCTCTACCCAGACAACCGTGTTAAAAAAATCGATTGCCATAATCGATCAGGAGAAAAACAAGGTACTTGAAACCAAAAAAGAGAATGAAAAGGCGATTGCACTCCTCGAAAAAGAGAAGAGTCTGTATAAAAAATCGTTGGACAAAATTCTTAACCAACAGCGTTCACTCCAAAACACCCTTGCCAATCTCAATATTATCAAACGTGAATCACTCAAACCTAAAAAAGCTCCTCCACCGCTTGTAGCCGCTAAACCCGGTGCTAAACCGGTCCCGGAAAACGTCAAACAAGCGATTGCGGATTATCGTCCTTCCAGTGTTGCCGGTTACGCAGGGGAACATACCATTGCCCCACTCGATGGCTATGTAGTGACCAAACGTTTCGGACCCTATACCGATCCAATATATGGGATCAAAATCTTTAATGATTCCGTATCCCTTCGACCGACCGAAGCCGATGCCAAAGTCCGATCGGTCCTAAACGGCAAGGTAATCTTGGCAAAACCTACCGCAATGCTCGAAAATGTCATTATTATCGAACATGATAACGGTCTGCATACGATCTATGCCCACTTGGATAAAATCGCCCCTACGGTAGAGGTAGGCAAACGGCTCAAGCAAGGATCAATCATCGGACGCGTAGGACGGGAACTGATGTTCCAGGTCACGCAGCGTAACGCCCATATCGACCCGCTCCAGATGATCCGCTAA
- a CDS encoding ABC transporter ATP-binding protein: protein MDKVIIAENLSLSYKEFETIISKANFSIDAGSFVFITGASGSGKSTLLKSFYGAIEPRAGQLMVGGVKMSRISTSKLNFLRRHIGIVFQDYKLIKEWTIEKNVMLPLIISGYTKDVSSTQVQKLLGHVKLIHQSGKYPPELSGGEQQRVAMARALAHNPILILADEPTGNLDEYSSQVIWNLLEGANTQLKTTVVVVTHNIPNTINIPYKHYHIEMGNIHEVS from the coding sequence ATGGATAAAGTCATTATTGCCGAAAACCTCTCTCTCTCATACAAAGAGTTTGAAACCATCATCTCAAAGGCCAACTTCTCAATCGATGCGGGAAGTTTCGTATTTATAACCGGAGCAAGCGGAAGCGGTAAATCGACCCTTCTCAAATCGTTCTACGGTGCAATCGAACCTCGTGCAGGCCAGCTTATGGTTGGCGGTGTTAAGATGAGCCGTATCAGTACCTCAAAACTCAACTTCCTCCGTCGCCACATTGGGATCGTTTTCCAAGATTATAAACTGATCAAAGAGTGGACCATTGAGAAGAATGTCATGCTTCCCCTCATCATCTCAGGCTATACCAAAGATGTCAGCAGTACACAGGTACAAAAACTCCTCGGACATGTCAAACTGATTCACCAAAGCGGCAAATATCCCCCTGAACTGAGCGGCGGGGAGCAACAGCGAGTCGCGATGGCACGTGCGCTCGCCCATAATCCGATTTTGATCCTCGCGGATGAACCGACGGGTAATTTAGATGAATATTCGTCCCAAGTAATCTGGAATCTGCTGGAGGGGGCAAATACACAGCTCAAAACAACGGTCGTCGTTGTGACCCATAATATTCCAAACACCATAAACATTCCATACAAACACTACCATATCGAGATGGGGAATATCCATGAAGTCTCTTAA
- the trmB gene encoding tRNA (guanosine(46)-N7)-methyltransferase TrmB, with protein sequence MPHLHIESFKPLTLPTRCGDVEFLFQADYKDDKEGALIATRYKGREFFLVHKKGDTKELLKSDKITRPSPNFILKHALLAYAECSGSVVLDSNVDNAPENTHLKTHDALKTIQFFADNFPREQEVRIEVGFGSARHLLHQAAANPEVLFIGLEIHKPSIEQALKQIVIQNLTNIMILDYDARLFLEFVPSNIVGKIYVHFPVPWDKKPHRRVISEDFLRESERVLCVDGTLELRTDSENYYRFALETFSSPAISRFDVRKNQEIAIVSKYEDRWKKMEKNIYDVTFTCETESPEPDMSGNFAFSSTPIGSDALGRLSKETYKQEWGFIHVERIFRVGEDGGMLRLAMGSFDRPESTYVLIENGSARYFPSLPVRTSANLKAHILLDELLHG encoded by the coding sequence ATGCCGCATTTACACATCGAATCGTTTAAACCGCTCACCTTGCCGACACGCTGCGGCGATGTAGAGTTTCTCTTTCAAGCCGACTATAAAGACGACAAAGAGGGAGCACTTATTGCAACACGCTATAAGGGAAGAGAATTCTTTTTAGTTCATAAAAAAGGGGATACGAAAGAGCTTCTCAAAAGCGATAAAATCACCCGCCCTTCTCCGAACTTTATCCTCAAACACGCACTCCTCGCTTACGCGGAGTGCTCAGGATCGGTTGTACTGGATTCAAATGTCGATAATGCCCCTGAAAATACCCATCTCAAAACCCATGATGCCCTAAAAACGATCCAGTTTTTTGCCGATAATTTTCCGCGTGAGCAAGAAGTCCGAATCGAAGTCGGATTCGGTTCTGCCCGCCATCTCCTCCACCAAGCGGCGGCAAATCCTGAGGTATTGTTTATCGGGTTGGAGATTCATAAACCCTCAATCGAACAGGCACTCAAACAAATCGTTATCCAAAACCTCACCAACATCATGATCCTCGATTACGATGCGCGACTTTTTCTAGAATTTGTCCCCTCAAATATCGTCGGTAAAATCTATGTCCATTTTCCGGTGCCATGGGACAAAAAACCCCACCGTCGTGTTATTTCCGAAGACTTTTTAAGAGAATCGGAGCGGGTACTCTGTGTCGATGGAACCTTAGAACTTCGCACCGACAGCGAAAACTATTACCGTTTTGCCCTAGAGACATTCAGTTCTCCGGCTATAAGCCGTTTCGATGTCCGTAAAAATCAAGAGATAGCCATTGTAAGCAAATACGAAGACCGCTGGAAGAAAATGGAGAAAAACATCTATGATGTCACCTTCACCTGTGAAACTGAATCTCCCGAACCCGACATGAGCGGAAATTTTGCATTTTCATCGACACCGATTGGTAGCGATGCACTGGGTCGCCTCTCCAAAGAGACCTACAAACAAGAATGGGGATTCATCCATGTTGAGAGAATCTTCCGTGTCGGTGAAGATGGCGGGATGCTCCGTTTGGCGATGGGAAGTTTCGATCGCCCTGAGAGTACCTATGTACTCATTGAAAACGGTTCTGCCCGCTATTTTCCATCCCTACCGGTTCGCACCAGTGCGAATCTCAAAGCCCATATCTTATTAGACGAGTTGCTGCATGGATAA
- a CDS encoding fibronectin type III domain-containing protein, whose product MNSSIRYALSVSLALSLFSGCAPQPAVQKTVTIDSTLPTPSMNGFIADITSVAFEWKPVSDPRVTGYYVYRNTPGTDDKKLERIATIDSRFATHYVDSNLKPGSEYQYRFATITKEGSESVASETTLVATQPMIAPISFFQSVGNMPRSAKLLWRPHPNGKINGYIIERQNATDQKWSEIATITGRLNAEFIDTELKDGQVYFYRIKATTFDKLATEPSETAKVVTKPLPPEIKNITSTNNLPRAITLTWAASAISDLSHYNIYRSSNPNGSFAYHVKLETTNFTDTITEDGKFYFYKITAVDKDGLESAISSVATQGSTLSKPQTPIAYEGKIVNKAAEFQWKNSDPRTVSYTVVKTTKTSWVSRESIDINNITAPSFRDTDIKEGTGYLYEIMSVDKDGIRSLPTSAIELSYEAK is encoded by the coding sequence ATGAACTCATCGATCCGATACGCATTGAGCGTCTCTTTAGCACTGAGTCTCTTTAGCGGTTGTGCTCCCCAGCCAGCTGTGCAAAAAACTGTCACGATTGACTCGACCCTTCCTACTCCGTCTATGAACGGTTTTATCGCCGATATCACTTCGGTAGCATTTGAGTGGAAACCGGTAAGCGACCCCAGAGTAACAGGCTATTACGTCTATCGTAACACTCCGGGTACCGACGATAAAAAGCTAGAGCGCATTGCAACCATCGACAGTCGCTTCGCAACCCATTATGTTGACAGCAATCTCAAACCCGGAAGCGAATACCAATACCGCTTTGCAACCATCACCAAAGAGGGAAGCGAGTCGGTGGCCAGTGAAACAACTCTCGTAGCCACACAGCCGATGATCGCTCCGATCAGTTTTTTCCAATCGGTCGGCAATATGCCACGCAGTGCCAAACTTCTTTGGCGTCCGCATCCGAACGGAAAAATCAACGGCTACATCATCGAACGCCAAAACGCGACCGACCAAAAATGGTCTGAAATCGCTACAATTACGGGCCGTTTGAACGCTGAATTTATTGATACGGAACTCAAAGACGGGCAAGTTTATTTTTACCGTATTAAAGCGACAACCTTTGATAAACTTGCAACCGAGCCGAGTGAAACGGCTAAAGTTGTAACCAAACCGCTTCCGCCGGAAATTAAAAACATCACCTCGACCAACAATCTTCCGCGTGCCATCACTCTCACATGGGCAGCAAGTGCCATCAGTGATTTAAGCCATTACAACATTTACCGCTCATCCAACCCGAACGGTTCGTTTGCGTATCATGTCAAACTCGAAACGACCAATTTTACCGATACGATTACCGAAGACGGGAAATTCTATTTTTATAAAATCACCGCTGTCGATAAAGATGGATTGGAAAGTGCCATCTCTTCGGTAGCAACCCAAGGTTCCACCCTCTCAAAACCGCAGACACCGATTGCCTATGAAGGGAAAATCGTGAATAAAGCGGCTGAGTTCCAATGGAAAAACAGCGATCCTCGAACGGTTTCCTATACCGTTGTCAAAACGACAAAAACGAGCTGGGTCAGCCGTGAGAGCATCGATATCAACAACATTACCGCACCAAGTTTTCGCGATACCGATATCAAAGAGGGTACAGGATACCTCTACGAAATCATGAGTGTCGATAAAGACGGTATCCGTTCTCTTCCGACGTCAGCGATCGAACTTAGCTACGAGGCCAAATAA
- a CDS encoding RluA family pseudouridine synthase: MTHEESHFTTDEAIRLDVFLTQSLGQTRNQIAQLIEQNCVTVDGKPTSKSGLKLKPSQNVHIRFPEQKSTPALEVDFEVEVLFEDNDILVINKPSSLTVHPAPSVKEATLVDWLKHKGIALSTLSGEERHGIVHRLDRGTSGAMVIAKNNEAHEALSLQLQDKTMGRFYLAVVTPPMKDEITIIDRPIGRSAHNRLKMAISETGKNAKTEFRKLLPSHDESEELIACKLYTGRTHQIRVHLESISRHIMGDHLYGSSAKSDKMERILLHAYNLYFTHPTTKERVSFTAPLAPVMEDYLHKHFDSKELHELIDPIRIERLFSTESL; encoded by the coding sequence TTGACACACGAAGAATCCCATTTTACGACCGACGAAGCGATCCGCTTAGACGTTTTTTTAACGCAGTCTCTCGGACAAACCCGCAACCAGATTGCCCAGCTCATCGAACAAAACTGTGTCACAGTGGATGGAAAACCGACCTCCAAATCGGGGCTTAAACTCAAACCTTCGCAAAACGTTCATATCCGCTTCCCCGAACAAAAATCGACTCCGGCATTGGAAGTCGATTTTGAGGTTGAAGTGTTGTTCGAAGATAACGACATCCTCGTCATAAATAAACCCAGTTCTCTCACCGTCCACCCTGCCCCAAGCGTCAAAGAGGCGACCCTCGTGGATTGGCTCAAACACAAAGGGATTGCCCTCTCAACCCTCAGCGGTGAAGAGCGCCACGGGATCGTCCACCGCCTCGATAGGGGGACCAGCGGCGCAATGGTGATCGCAAAAAACAACGAAGCGCACGAGGCTCTCTCCCTCCAGCTCCAGGACAAAACCATGGGTCGCTTTTATCTCGCGGTTGTAACTCCGCCGATGAAAGATGAGATCACCATCATCGACCGCCCGATCGGACGGAGTGCCCATAATCGTCTTAAAATGGCGATTAGTGAGACGGGTAAAAATGCCAAAACCGAATTTCGAAAACTTCTCCCCAGCCATGATGAGAGCGAAGAGCTGATTGCATGCAAACTCTACACCGGACGAACCCATCAGATTCGGGTTCATTTAGAGTCCATCAGCCGCCATATCATGGGGGATCACCTCTATGGAAGCTCAGCAAAAAGCGACAAAATGGAACGTATCTTGCTTCATGCATACAACCTCTATTTCACCCATCCCACGACCAAAGAGAGAGTCAGTTTCACCGCTCCTCTGGCCCCTGTGATGGAAGATTATTTACATAAACATTTTGATTCAAAGGAATTGCATGAACTCATCGATCCGATACGCATTGAGCGTCTCTTTAGCACTGAGTCTCTTTAG
- a CDS encoding FtsW/RodA/SpoVE family cell cycle protein: MLNIDRRILAHFDFITIILLIPLIFTSGWLIYEIHPVLGQKHFVYVAVGIGVFISLFLLPIRRMLWMIPIAYWGSILLLIAVEFVGHSRLGAKRWIEIPFVHFTLQPSELLKPAFVLMLAYLISRNPPPREGYGLKDFLKLSFFIILPFLLIAKEPDLGTATVLALLGFGILFIAGVHWKIWIGLAVTFVISLPLIYTQLHDYQKQRLTDFVGEKPSYQVEQSIIAVGSGGFFGKNKEDATQAQMKFLPIASSDFIFAYVVERFGFFGAFLLIALYGALIVHLMIIAFWTEDYYIKVVAGGLSLLFFIYMSVNIAMTIGFAPVVGVPLPMFSYGGSSFVNFMVLLAVMENLVAYRFRYLYGDTGKKSFL; this comes from the coding sequence GTGCTTAATATTGATCGCCGAATTTTAGCACACTTTGATTTCATAACCATTATCTTATTGATTCCGCTCATATTTACTTCAGGTTGGCTGATTTACGAGATACATCCTGTTCTAGGGCAAAAACACTTCGTTTACGTTGCGGTGGGCATCGGTGTCTTTATCTCCCTTTTCCTCCTCCCGATCCGTCGAATGTTGTGGATGATTCCGATAGCGTATTGGGGAAGTATTTTACTTCTGATCGCCGTAGAGTTCGTCGGGCATTCCCGTTTGGGGGCCAAACGGTGGATTGAGATCCCTTTTGTCCATTTCACCCTGCAACCCTCTGAACTCTTGAAACCGGCATTTGTGCTGATGCTCGCCTATCTCATTAGTCGTAATCCCCCTCCGCGTGAGGGGTATGGGCTGAAAGATTTTCTGAAACTTTCCTTTTTTATCATTTTGCCGTTTTTGCTGATTGCTAAAGAACCCGATTTGGGGACGGCTACGGTTTTGGCGTTGCTGGGATTCGGTATTTTGTTTATCGCGGGGGTACATTGGAAAATCTGGATAGGATTGGCAGTGACGTTCGTGATCTCATTGCCGCTTATTTACACTCAGCTGCACGATTACCAAAAGCAGCGTTTGACGGACTTTGTGGGTGAAAAACCGAGTTATCAGGTCGAACAGTCGATTATTGCCGTCGGATCAGGGGGCTTTTTCGGTAAAAACAAAGAGGACGCTACCCAAGCGCAGATGAAATTTCTCCCAATCGCATCGAGTGACTTTATTTTTGCCTATGTGGTGGAGAGATTCGGTTTTTTCGGGGCGTTTTTACTGATTGCCCTTTACGGTGCATTGATCGTCCATTTGATGATTATCGCCTTTTGGACGGAGGACTACTACATAAAAGTGGTCGCGGGAGGTCTATCGCTGCTGTTTTTCATCTATATGTCGGTCAATATCGCTATGACGATCGGGTTTGCCCCCGTTGTCGGGGTTCCGCTGCCGATGTTTAGCTACGGGGGGAGCAGTTTTGTGAACTTTATGGTACTTTTAGCCGTTATGGAAAATCTCGTTGCCTATCGGTTCCGATATCTTTATGGGGATACGGGTAAAAAAAGCTTTCTCTAA
- a CDS encoding nucleotidyl transferase AbiEii/AbiGii toxin family protein, which produces MTEAIKQILPIIQDHEIFSKHDFRLVGGTALSYHINHRISEDLDFCLTQELPLEDIQSFIEFCVEKFGMSNIDYIQPSQAIKEDFLLGGDNVEYYLQTWMVNGIKIQFFDGGSNTGTKEFLSADVYTTIGNIKIASLETIFKMKSLMFYKRTKSRDLYDMLRFYELNDYRFTPETTKSLIMQHEPLYCTEEYFQTMWLESFKTRKYLAERDEGLAGLVGKPQTFEEMRMKLVKLFQ; this is translated from the coding sequence ATGACCGAAGCCATCAAACAGATTCTACCGATCATCCAAGATCATGAGATTTTTAGCAAGCATGATTTTAGATTGGTGGGTGGAACCGCCCTTTCCTATCATATCAATCACCGCATTTCCGAAGATTTGGATTTTTGCCTCACGCAAGAACTCCCCTTAGAAGATATTCAATCATTTATTGAGTTTTGTGTAGAGAAATTCGGTATGAGCAATATCGATTACATCCAACCTTCTCAAGCAATCAAGGAAGATTTCTTACTCGGTGGGGACAATGTCGAATACTATCTTCAAACATGGATGGTCAACGGTATAAAGATTCAATTTTTCGACGGTGGAAGTAATACCGGCACAAAAGAATTTCTTTCCGCTGATGTCTATACAACCATCGGAAATATCAAGATAGCTTCACTGGAGACGATCTTTAAAATGAAATCTTTGATGTTCTACAAACGAACCAAATCACGTGATCTCTACGATATGCTCCGATTCTACGAACTAAATGATTATCGCTTTACGCCAGAGACAACCAAATCGCTGATAATGCAACATGAACCGCTTTATTGCACAGAAGAATATTTCCAAACGATGTGGCTAGAGAGTTTTAAAACTAGAAAATATTTGGCAGAACGTGATGAAGGATTGGCGGGACTAGTCGGAAAGCCTCAAACATTTGAGGAAATGCGTATGAAGTTGGTAAAACTTTTTCAATAA